Proteins encoded by one window of Lycium barbarum isolate Lr01 chromosome 11, ASM1917538v2, whole genome shotgun sequence:
- the LOC132618298 gene encoding uncharacterized protein LOC132618298 translates to MADNWIPTRGWMFDPSDTEMLDILEDYATGRASPPQATINFADVYGDINPSVFFARAVGDPSNPTVKYFVTTTKEISASRFSKSFWKEDSQPIGIINEATGEKRGFKKRMKLQMDNSRWIMMEYSLNSNIPGVQEDLKNEVICRVRRIPTNNPEAQAQAQQQ, encoded by the exons ATGGCGGATAATTGGATACCTACTAGAGGATGGATGTTTGACCCCAGCGATACTGAAATGCTTGATATTCTGGAAGATTATGCAACGGGACGAGCCAGCCCGCCTCAAGCTACAATCAACTTTGCAGATGTGTATGGCGATATAAACCCATCGGTCTTCTTTGCTCGTGCTGTCGGAGACCCTTCAAATCCAACAGTCAAATACTTCGTGACTACTACGAAGGAAATATCAGCATCAAGGTTCTCGAAAAGTTTCTGGAAAGAAGACAGCCAACCTATAGGCATTATTAATGAAGCCACGGGTGAAAAAAGAGGTTTCAAGAAGCGCATGAAGCTTCAGATGGATAATAGCAGGTGGATAATGATGGAGTATTCATTAAATTCAAATATACCAGGAGTTCAAGAAGATTTAAAAAATGAAGTCATCTGCCGAGTAAGGAGAATTCCAACCAACAATCCTGAG GCACAGGCCCAGGCCCAACAACAGTAA
- the LOC132617776 gene encoding ammonium transporter 1 member 3, whose product MDSSWEASVTDSINAIYLLFSAYLVFIMQLGFAMLCAGSVRAKNALNIMLTNVVDAVVGSLSYYLFGFAFAFGESSNPFIGTSYFALKDIPSSSYDYSFFLYQWAFAIAVAGITSGSIAERTQFTAYLFFSFFLTGFVYPVVAHWLWSSNGWLSPNSSSLLFGSGAIDFAGSGVVHLVGGIAGFWGAIIEGPRVGRFDAFGKPVKMRGHNATLVVLGTFLLWFGWFGFNPGSFNKILVPYPHMVDQGNWTSVGRTAVTTTLAGSTAGIATLFGRRILVGHWDAMDVCNGVLGGFVAITSGCSVVEPWAAIVCGFCAAWVLIGLNILALKFKFDDPLEAAQLHGGCGAWGLIFTGLFAKEEFVLQAYNAGKTQTIRPSGLILGGGWGLFGAQIVELLSVVVWVSLTMGPLFYLLQKLGILRISSDEEVAGLDISSHGGYAYDASQEESGHRFYGEYLRMQHQ is encoded by the exons ATGGATTCTTCATGGGAAGCTAGTGTTACCGATTCCATAAATGCCATTTATCTTTTATTCTCAGCTTACTTAGTATTTATAATGCAATTAGGTTTTGCCATGCTATGTGCAGGCTCAGTCAGGGCGAAAAACGCCCTGAATATTATGCTTACCAACGTCGTTGACGCGGTTGTTGGTAGCCTTTCTTATTACCTTTTCGGTTTTGCTTTTGCTTTTGGCGAGTCGTCGAATCCATTTATAGGCACTAGTTATTTTGCACTTAAAGACATTCCTTCTAGTTCTTATGACTATAGTTTCTTTCTTTATCAATGGGCTTTTGCTATTGCTGTAGCTGGTATTACTAGTGGATCAATAGCTGAACGTACACAATTTACAGCTtatctttttttctcattttttcttACTGGTTTTGTTTATCCTGTTGTTGCACATTGGCTTTGGTCTTCTAATGGTTGGTTAAGTCCTAATTCAAGTTCTTTATTATTTGGTTCTGGTGCTATTGATTTTGCTGGCAGTGGTGTGGTTCATTTGGTTGGTGGGATTGCTGGTTTTTGGGGTGCAATTATTGAAGGACCAAGAGTTGGAAGATTTGATGCATTTGGTAAACCTGTGAAAATGAGAGGCCATAATGCAACTCTAGTTGTGCTTGGAACATTTTTGTTGTGGTTTGGATGGTTCGGGTTTAACCCGGGCTCGTTCAACAAGATTCTTGTCCCGTACCCACATATGGTTGACCAAG gTAACTGGACCTCCGTGGGCCGGACCGCGGTCACAACGACGCTGGCAGGCTCCACGGCGGGGATCGCCACCTTGTTCGGTCGTAGGATACTGGTGGGACACTGGGATGCAATGGATGTATGCAATGGAGTCCTTGGTGGGTTCGTCGCGATCACTTCAGGTTGCTCAGTGGTTGAACCATGGGCTGCAATTGTGTGTGGGTTTTGTGCAGCTTGGGTTCTAATTGGACTCAACATTTTAGCGCTTAAATTCAAATTCGACGATCCGTTAGAAGCAGCACAATTGCATGGAGGGTGTGGAGCTTGGGGTTTGATTTTTACAGGGTTGTTTGCTAAAGAAGAATTTGTATTACAAGCTTATAATGCTGGTAAAACACAAACTATACGACCTTCCGGGCTAATTTTAGGAGGTGGATGGGGTTTATTCGGGGCACAAATAGTTGAACTTTTGAGCGTTGTTGTTTGGGTAAGTTTGACAATGGGGCCTCTATTCTATCTACTTCAGAAACTTGGAATTCTGAGGATATCGTCAGACGAGGAGGTTGCTGGTCTTGATATCTCGAGTCATGGAGGTTATGCCTACGATGCTAGTCAAGAAGAAAGCGGTCATCGCTTCTATGGCGAGTATTTAAGGATGCAGCACCAATGA